One stretch of Pirellulales bacterium DNA includes these proteins:
- a CDS encoding sulfatase: MLAVALALFVEPVAAAEARPNILFIFSDDHAAQAISAYGSKLIQTPHLDRLAQEGMIFRNCFCTNSICAPSRAVVLTGKHSHLNGVLDNSKRFDGNQPNVAKLLRAAGYQTALIGKWHLKSDPTGFDQWAVLSGAGGQGTYYNPEFKTDHGPEKIAGYTTQIITDRALDWLQQQRDPAKPFFLCYWHKAPHREWTPGPEYYGRFRDDLPEPPTLFDDYAGRTTAARQQEMMIARDLNEVDLKLKPLGNLTPDERAAWDAAYKADNEKFRAAPPEGQALVRWKYQRYIKDYLRCVAAVDDAVGRVLDYLDRTGLADNTLVVYSSDQGFFLGEHGWFDKRWMYEESLRMPLLVRWPGQVKPGSEDTHLVQNLDFAETFLAAAGAAVPDDMQGASLLPLLRGESPADWRQSIYYQYYEFPAVHMVQPHYGVRTATHKLIRYPGLDEWELFDLQADPDELSSVYGQPAVAEIQAQLTAELARLRQSYHVPEK; the protein is encoded by the coding sequence ATGCTCGCCGTCGCCCTGGCCCTGTTCGTCGAGCCCGTCGCTGCCGCCGAAGCGCGGCCGAACATCCTGTTCATTTTCTCCGACGACCACGCCGCCCAGGCGATCAGCGCCTACGGCTCGAAGCTGATCCAGACGCCGCACCTCGACCGTCTGGCCCAAGAAGGGATGATCTTTCGCAACTGCTTCTGCACGAACTCGATCTGCGCGCCCAGCCGTGCCGTGGTGCTGACCGGCAAGCACAGCCATCTCAACGGAGTGCTCGACAACAGCAAGCGGTTCGACGGCAATCAACCGAACGTCGCCAAGTTGCTGCGCGCCGCCGGCTATCAAACGGCCCTGATCGGCAAATGGCACCTCAAGAGCGACCCCACCGGCTTCGACCAATGGGCCGTGTTGTCGGGCGCCGGCGGCCAAGGCACCTATTACAACCCAGAATTCAAAACCGATCACGGGCCCGAAAAGATCGCCGGCTATACGACCCAGATCATCACCGACCGCGCGCTCGACTGGCTCCAACAGCAGCGTGATCCGGCGAAGCCGTTCTTTCTTTGCTACTGGCACAAGGCCCCGCATCGCGAATGGACCCCTGGTCCCGAATACTACGGCCGGTTTCGCGACGATCTGCCCGAGCCGCCGACATTGTTCGACGACTACGCCGGGCGCACGACCGCGGCCCGGCAACAGGAAATGATGATTGCCCGCGATCTCAACGAGGTCGATCTCAAGCTCAAGCCGCTGGGCAACCTCACGCCCGACGAGCGCGCCGCCTGGGACGCCGCCTACAAGGCCGATAACGAGAAGTTCCGCGCCGCGCCGCCCGAGGGCCAGGCGCTCGTGCGTTGGAAGTACCAGCGCTACATCAAGGACTATCTGCGCTGTGTCGCGGCCGTCGACGACGCGGTCGGCCGCGTACTCGACTATCTCGACCGCACCGGATTGGCCGACAACACGCTCGTGGTCTACAGCTCCGACCAGGGCTTCTTCCTCGGCGAACACGGCTGGTTCGACAAGCGCTGGATGTACGAGGAGTCGTTGCGGATGCCGCTGTTGGTCCGCTGGCCCGGCCAGGTCAAGCCAGGCAGCGAAGACACGCACCTGGTCCAGAATCTCGATTTTGCCGAGACGTTTCTAGCCGCCGCCGGTGCCGCCGTGCCCGACGACATGCAGGGGGCCAGCCTGCTGCCCCTGTTGCGCGGCGAGTCGCCGGCCGATTGGCGGCAATCGATCTACTATCAGTACTACGAGTTCCCGGCCGTCCACATGGTGCAGCCGCACTATGGCGTGCGCACCGCGACGCACAAGCTGATCCGCTACCCGGGCCTCGACGAGTGGGAACTATTCGACCTGCAAGCCGATCCCGACGAGCTGTCGAGTGTCTACGGCCAGCCGGCCGTTGCGGAAATCCAGGCCCAGCTCACCGCCGAGCTGGCCCGACTGCGCCAGTCTTACCACGTGCCCGAGAAATAA